A window of Solea senegalensis isolate Sse05_10M linkage group LG20, IFAPA_SoseM_1, whole genome shotgun sequence contains these coding sequences:
- the ahdc1 gene encoding AT-hook DNA-binding motif-containing protein 1 yields the protein MSGLSDHLCSGQSGAPAGCGGNQAEEQGCVGGLEELEGPDLWTRELGFQAEFRDPSRDGLAQVTSDHFATSSPSPSALANGLNLQRTLGHNTCRRRLTETHTSAETRTFVETLRNMQTHIDPGVQAPVVSHAHIDNCGHNDINSHTGSVGLEYPRTLTPEAIHTPSPQPLSLALGNHPASINQLAAPVHTEVKDISSTFCPVPICPDRTATSSPLPVESEKKYALRSSGRPRFPCHLRKSSRLRRGIEDGEKRVVKERGEEEEKEALVEKIWKVKDEEVAVQKKEERPSVKDVLPPTPFPTDIALALTVQPKLAPKAIHKPGPRIGHRPGPKSRSRPALKGTERPVHKAAPKSVMKRRQAAQSMSQRVTPHPPLVNPPAIPASLLTVKEEPVAGLGVCPPNNQKCGRFVGVRRIVVKVPRIPVSLSRRQKSYKISNMETVTGTEKGNDGGVEGSEAAREPTALLRMKNNGKSVMVMFPPGELPVILKRRRGRPPKQAVPAIPGEPPNTSGASGNGDQPKKPRRRRRTKLPTPLPSYVNDTNDVKTEYGDVLSKLAFLNRQPPTTGRCSPPRCWTPSEPESFHTPSENPGISTLLHRLTGFRRPRGGRGGGIGRGGGGAGGIGGSERNKSTFSDFFESIGKKRKLSPMSEHGLPRKRGKGVGGVGRGGGVVGTDPGGEKIVRRRRMKKNGAFKGDGISMGQDWPNGAGGWGEEGGMEKEKGLGVFQLCGSPRGGFSSCEVGRGGNYNSQGGSRGAGPAGEDSQGLFAGYFRSLLDSDDSSDLMDMSQSEARKALSSTGYEPSSPATGHSWAPAFSKWCSKGANSVVEGSGQTHCSSARPLYSYNSLAQTSPTTCTYPKSTPPSLSHSPGSPHPASYGHFSSGYSSSSPAVSQRSSDCSFAYGSGHSSGKGNPVGQAGYSSYQAAKRGFCGYPATGHSSMVRGETAGPTSPGGGYMSMARGSPFSSSPTPEGFKQFSSSQWSYRHGYGGWPTDGFGPQYHGYSEYGSNESKDILDISNYTPQKTKRQPFPESLSESSNDSSHLSSAATGPVATGGTYKQNEAAPVSGDGGQSSLSSLEKLMMDWHESASGPSYNWSQSVLFQGGGTNKPGRGRRKRTEPQSEKEGVAALLSDSQSSPSPTPVPGPKRGGGSGRGRGSRGGRGGLSPCQRERPSGAKGRGKAVSTSGATGVLSAGVPEGSGLFQEVLDYYSGDSSSLSPLATPNPAPASSYLQDPCEYPSPYSAHPSTPSSEERYPALYPGESSSSLSPSVSSPPYPPKPTPPPPQSYHPVPSRTFSPSCSPSPRVTPHCSTALSPSNRPPPKDPPFSQYDSPSYCSSPYWYGQTSHSGSPSPHSHNAHSNTAMHTHSNPHSSPHGNSHGNPLAGPNANAHSQIIQTPHDTHHHNTQPHANLSAHGNAHSNSHLQSNALTHTSTHTNSQPHHNTHTNANTRLPSHTHSNPSPGLLSHSTPVLYEERSPPSTMSTHKRDLTPHPMSTGHRQGLLPLSYPKPPLDSSPHQEDTSGFSLSHQSYQGMGHRYPSQVAQGGGVLCQLLDPTNDDSFNVTSL from the exons ATGAGTGGCTTGTCAGATCACCTTTGTTCAGGCCAATCTGGGGCTCCAGCGGGCTGTGGTGGGAATCAGGCAGAGGAACAAGGGTGCGTGGGGGGACTGGAGGAGCTTGAAGGGCCTGACCTCTGGACCAGGGAGCTTGGGTTCCAGGCAGAGTTCCGGGATCCCTCCAGAGATGGACTGGCACAGGTGACGTCCGACCACTTTGccacctcctctccctctccctctgccctGGCCAACGGCCTTAACCTGCAGAGAACGCTGGGGCACAACACCTGTCGACGGAGGCTGACAGAAACTCACACCTCTGCTGAGACACGTACATTTGTAGAGACATTAAggaacatgcagacacacatagACCCAGGTGTGCAAGCACCAGTAgtgtcacacgcacacatagaCAATTGTGGACACAATGATATCAATTCACACACAGGTTCTGTCGGGCTGGAATACCCCAGAACTCTCACACCAGAGGCCATACACACACCCTCACCTCAACCCCTGTCTTTGGCACTTGGCAATCATCCTGCCTCCATTAATCAGCTGGCAGCCCCAGTCCACACAGAGGTGAAGGACATCTCCTCAACCTTTTGTCCCGTCCCTATTTGTCCAGACCGGACCGcaacctcctctcctcttcctgtgGAGTCAGAGAAAAAGTATGCACTCCGCAGCTCTGGACGTCCTCGCTTCCCCTGTCACCTGCGTAAATCCTCGCGACTCCGCCGAGGTATAGAGGATGGGGAAAAGAGAGTGGTGAAGGAGaggggagaagaggaagagaaagaagcGTTAGTGGAGAAGATCTGGAAGGTCAAAGATGAAGAGGTGGCTGttcaaaagaaagaagaacGTCCGTCTGTAAAAGATGTTCTCCCACCGACTCCCTTCCCAACAGACATTGCACTCGCTCTAACTGTTCAACCCAAACTTGCTCCTAAAGCGATACATAAACCGGGACCCAGGATTGGGCATCGACCTGGACCCAAATCAAGGTCTAGGCCTGCACTGAAAGGTACTGAAAGGCCTGTTCATAAAGCAGCCCCTAAAAGTGTAATGAAACGGCGCCAGGCAGCACAGTCTATGTCTCAACGTGTTACCCCACATCCACCACTTGTGAACCCACCCGCCATCCCTGCATCTCTGCTAACTGTGAAGGAAGAACCTGTTGCTGGGTTAGGGGTATGTCCTCCCAATAACCAGAAATGTGGACGTTTTGTTGGT GTAAGACGGATTGTCGTCAAGGTGCCTCGTATACCTGTCAGTCTCAGCCGCAGACAGAAGAGCTACAAGATTTCCAATATGGAGACCGTTACAGGAACAGAGAAGGGGAACGACGGTGGTGTGGAGGGCTCCGAGGCAGCTCGAGAGCCGACTGCTCTCCTCCGCATGAAGAACAACGGGAAGAGTGTCATGGTGATGTTCCCTCCAGGAGAGCTGCCTGTTATTCTCAAACGCAGGCGGGGGCGACCACCTAAGCAGGCTGTGCCAGCAATACCGGGAGAGCCTCCAAACACCAGCGGTGCTAGTGGTAATGGAGACCAGCCCAAAAAGCCTCGGAGGCGGCGGCGGACTAAACTCCCTACTCCTCTTCCGTCTTATGTTAATGACACTAATGATGTGAAAACAGAATATGGCGATGTCCTGTCCAAACTGGCCTTTTTAAACCGTCAGCCACCGACCACTGGCCGCTGCTCTCCACCTCGGTGCTGGACACCCAGTGAGCCAGAAAGCTTTCATACACCCTCGGAAAACCCGGGAATATCAACCCTACTCCACAGGCTCACTGGGTTCAGACGTCCACGGGGTGGCAGAGGAGGGGGCATTggaagaggtggaggtggagcaggAGGGATCGGAGGCAGTGAGCGCAATAAGAGCACCTTCAGTGACTTCTTTGAATCTATAGGCAAAAAGCGGAAACTGAGCCCCATGTCTGAGCATGGATTACCTAGAAAAAGGGGGAAGGGTGTGGGAGGGGTTGGTAGAGGAGGGGGTGTTGTAGGAACTGACCCTGGTGGAGAGAAAATAGTCAGGAGGAGACGGATGAAAAAAAATGGTGCATTTAAAGGGGATGGAATTTCCATGGGGCAGGACTGGCCCAATGGGGCAGGTGgatggggggaggaggggggaatgGAAAAGGAGAAAGGTTTGGGTGTGTTTCAGCTCTGTGGCTCTCCAAGGGGGGGTTTTTCCTCCTGTGAGGTTGGAAGGGGGGGCAACTACAACAGTCaaggagggagcagaggagctgGGCCTGCCGGGGAGGATTCACAAGGCCTTTTTGCTGGATATTTCCGGTCTCTGCTTGACTCTGACGACTCATCAGACCTGATGGACATGTCGCAGTCAGAAGCCCGCaaagctttatcctccactggtTATGAGCCATCCAGCCCAGCTACTGGTCACAGCTGGGCGCCTGCATTCTCCAAGTGGTGCTCTAAGGGTGCAAATTCTGTAGTGGAGGGTTCAGGACAAACACACTGCTCCTCAGCCAGGCCTCTATACAGCTATAATAGCTTAGCCCAAACATCACCCACCACTTGTACCTATCCTAAATCcactcctccatctctctcacactcccCTGGCTCCCCCCACCCTGCTTCTTATGGTCACTTCTCCTCTGGctactcctcctcttctcctgcaGTGTCACAGAGATCCTCAGACTGCAGCTTTGCTTATGGGTCCGGACACAGCAGTGGAAAGGGAAACCCTGTTGGTCAGGCTGGTTATTCTAGCTACCAGGCAGCCAAGCGGGGGTTTTGTGGATATCCTGCAACAGGTCATTCCTCCATGGTGCGGGGGGAGACAGCAGGACCCACATCACCTGGAGGAGGGTATATGTCTATGGCCAGAGGAAGCCCATTCAGCTCCTCCCCTACTCCAGAAGGATTCAAACAGTTCAGCTCCAGTCAGTGGAGCTACAG aCATGGATATGGCGGCTGGCCAACAGATGGCTTTGGGCCTCAGTATCATGGCTACAGTGAATATGGCTCCAATGAGTCCAAAGACATCTTGGATATCTCGAACTACACACCCCAGAAGACCAAGCGACAACCATTTCCTGAAAGTCTGTCTGAGTCCTCTAACGACTCTTCACATCTTAGCTCTGCCGCCACAGGCCCGGTTGCTACAGGTGGCACATACAAACAGAACGAGGCTGCTCCTGTTAGTGGAGACGGGGGTCAGTCGAGTCTGTCCAGCCTGGAGAAGTTGATGATGGATTGGCATGAGAGTGCTTCAGGGCCCTCGTATAACTGGAGCCAGAGCGTCCTCTTCCAGGGTGGAGGAACCAACAAACCTGGCCGTGGACGCAGGAAACGGACTGAACCACAATCGGAAAAGGAGGGGGTCGCTGCTTTACTCTCTGATTCCCAATCCAGTCCCTCACCAACACCTGTTCCGGGACCTAAGCGAGGAGGTGGCAGTGGACGGGGCAGAGGGTCTAGAGGAGGTAGGGGGGGGTTGTCTCCATGTCAGAGAGAGCGGCCATCGGGGGCTAAAGGCAGGGGCAAGGCTGTCTCTACATCCGGAGCAACGGGGGTTTTGTCTGCTGGAGTTCCAGAAGGGTCTGGGCTTTTCCAAGAGGTTCTGGACTATTACAGCGGTGACAGTAGCAGCCTCTCTCCCCTGGCCACTCCCAATCCTGCACCAGCCTCCAGCTACCTCCAGGACCCCTGTGAGTACCCCTCCCCTTATTCAGCCCACCCCTCCACACCTTCCTCTGAGGAACGATATCCCGCTTTATACCCAGGAGagtcctcctcttccctctcgCCCAGCGTCTCATCTCCCCCTTACCCTCCCAAGCCCACCCCGCCTCCACCCCAGTCCTACCACCCAGTCCCATCCAGGACCTTCTCCCCCTCCTGCTCTCCCTCACCACGGGTAACACCCCACTGCAGCACTGCACTGAGTCCCTCGAATCGCCCCCCTCCTAAAGATCCACCGTTCTCTCAGTATGACTCCCCGAGCTATTGCAGCTCCCCCTACTGGTACGGACAGACATCGCACAGCGGGAGCCCTAGCCCGCATTCACACAACGCACACTCAAACacagccatgcacacacacagcaacccACACTCAAGTCCACATGGAAATTCACATGGCAATCCCCTCGCTGGCCCAAATGCAAACGCACACTCACAAATAATCCAGACTCCCCACGACACACACCATCACAACACACAGCCACACGCAAACCTGAGCGCACATGGCAACGCCCATTCCAACTCACACCTCCAGAGCAACGCACTCACCCACACAAGCACTCACACCAACAGTCAGCcgcaccacaacacacacaccaacgcCAACACTCGCCTCCCGTCCCATACACACTCCAACCCCAGCCCCGGTCTCCTCTCGCACTCAACACCTGTTCTCTATGAGGAGCGCAGCCCTCCCTCCACCATGAGCACCCACAAGCGGGATCTGACCCCCCACCCTATGAGCACAGGCCATCGCCAGggtctccttcctctctcctacCCCAAACCTCCCCTGGACTCCTCACCCCATCAGGAGGACACTAGTGGCTTCTCCCTGTCCCACCAATCCTACCAGGGCATGGGACACCGTTACCCCTCCCAGGTGGCTCAGGGAGGCGGGGTGCTGTGTCAGCTCCTGG